The Flavobacterium sp. HJ-32-4 genome contains a region encoding:
- a CDS encoding NifU family protein, with the protein MTTEELTLSVQQALDEIRPFLKSDGGDIQLIRIEDEKHVKVRLEGACTACSVNQMTLRAGVETTIKKFAPQIETVENIA; encoded by the coding sequence ATGACGACAGAAGAACTTACCTTAAGTGTACAGCAGGCGCTCGATGAAATCCGGCCGTTCCTGAAATCGGACGGAGGCGACATCCAGCTCATCCGCATCGAAGACGAAAAACACGTCAAAGTGCGCCTGGAAGGGGCCTGCACCGCCTGTAGTGTCAACCAAATGACGCTTCGCGCGGGGGTTGAAACGACCATCAAGAAGTTTGCACCGCAGATCGAGACGGTCGAAAACATTGCATAA
- a CDS encoding SGNH/GDSL hydrolase family protein, producing the protein MNTTCRLFQFLTAFVVTVLLLACSTDNADTTAGIPVIPDPTTPTSPETPTSPNLRQLRYMALGDSYTIGASVCEACRFPAQLEARLETELDAPSDVQTDIIATSGWTTTNLLAAIAADAPEENYDMVTLLIGVNNQYQGRPFSLYETEFPQLLDQAILLAKGDPGRVIVVSIPDYAYTPYGQGSSNPAGISAQIDQYNTFAMNHAASKNVRFVNITDITREGLFSTYLVAADGLHPSQQAYARFVERLLPPALEILQ; encoded by the coding sequence ATGAACACAACGTGCCGCCTTTTTCAGTTTCTAACGGCTTTCGTCGTAACGGTGCTATTGCTGGCCTGTTCGACCGACAATGCCGATACCACGGCCGGGATACCCGTCATTCCGGATCCGACAACACCTACGTCGCCAGAAACACCTACTTCTCCGAACCTGCGACAACTTCGGTATATGGCGCTTGGCGACAGTTATACCATCGGTGCCAGCGTCTGCGAAGCCTGCCGCTTCCCGGCACAACTGGAAGCCCGTCTCGAAACTGAGCTGGACGCCCCCTCTGACGTACAAACCGATATCATCGCCACGAGCGGATGGACCACCACCAATCTGCTGGCCGCAATCGCAGCCGACGCTCCTGAAGAAAATTACGATATGGTCACCTTACTGATTGGAGTGAACAACCAATACCAGGGCCGTCCTTTTTCCTTGTATGAAACCGAATTCCCCCAGTTGCTCGACCAAGCCATCCTGTTGGCGAAAGGTGACCCCGGTCGCGTAATTGTGGTGTCGATTCCCGATTACGCCTACACTCCTTACGGGCAGGGAAGTTCCAATCCGGCGGGTATTTCTGCGCAGATTGACCAATACAATACCTTCGCCATGAACCACGCAGCATCGAAGAATGTGCGTTTTGTAAATATTACGGATATCACCCGGGAAGGACTCTTTAGTACCTACCTCGTAGCTGCCGATGGTTTGCATCCATCGCAACAGGCCTACGCCCGGTTCGTTGAGCGACTATTGCCTCCTGCACTGGAAATTCTACAGTAA
- a CDS encoding ABC transporter permease encodes MIRNWLRIFTYQLRQNKLFTALNILGLSIGISGLLFAILYWNDETAYDAWNPKKDSTYLVVNDLGDMNKWAVSSAPTGPTLMQFTKDVQSYVYFSGYGSDKVTVGKKTETVEKTLSAQANFFSFFPFEFVEGNPLTALRDESAVAISEALAHRFFGDEKALGQRMTFGKQTYTVQGVYRIPGKSSIAPDLVANTIEQRLREAKDDWGNFSYNLLLQIDDPSAVPSVKKAFDAMYYENRTKKYAKSEGITPEEYIKKEGRENPVILEKLADARLHSIVQGYPEGTGNYRFLLVMMALSILILVLSIVNYVNMTTANALSRAREVGVRKVLGSTRSGIVWQFLMEAAILTAFAILMSLAIVELALPYYNDFLQKQLSLSGTLFALELVGIFTLVVAIAGIFPAVYVSKFQTLKVLKGNFGRSRNGMWLRNGMLVLQFAIAAFFIVGSNIVNEQITYMSTKDLGFRGDQVLQVNFRNEYDWRDSLYIQKINARMALIKDRIARIDGVKGVAAGAFNFEGGATSSSSFSYNDTEIQGENMATDFGMFDILSVDVVKGRDLSPKFASDTVESILVNETALRMMREPNPIGKVVKWNNYHLRIVGIAKDFHTNSMTAPIKPMVFMHFKTVDWMAGNANRFYIRIDPEKTESVVAGLEKLWKTTVSPGYPFEYDFVDKVYARTYRSFVLQRNLFMLLNITVIVIALFGLFALASYSMERRMKEIAIRKTLGADTKSLLMALSKQYLVFCGIGFILAFFPTRIVLAEWLNDFAYRIDITFVPFLAGFLVLTALTLLIVLVRAYRATRVDVLKYLKYE; translated from the coding sequence ATGATCCGCAACTGGCTTCGCATCTTTACCTACCAGCTCCGCCAGAACAAGTTGTTCACGGCGTTGAACATACTCGGACTTTCGATCGGCATCAGCGGCCTCCTCTTCGCCATTCTCTATTGGAACGACGAAACGGCCTACGATGCCTGGAATCCGAAAAAAGACAGCACCTATCTGGTCGTCAACGACCTGGGCGATATGAACAAATGGGCCGTATCAAGCGCCCCTACCGGCCCGACCCTGATGCAGTTCACGAAAGACGTACAATCGTATGTATACTTCAGCGGGTATGGTTCCGACAAAGTGACCGTTGGTAAAAAGACCGAGACGGTGGAAAAGACGCTTTCCGCGCAGGCCAACTTCTTTTCGTTCTTTCCATTCGAATTTGTAGAAGGTAATCCCCTGACCGCCCTGCGCGATGAAAGCGCGGTAGCCATTTCCGAAGCGTTGGCACATCGGTTTTTTGGAGATGAAAAAGCACTCGGCCAACGCATGACGTTCGGGAAGCAGACCTATACGGTGCAGGGCGTCTATCGCATTCCGGGTAAGTCGTCTATCGCACCCGACCTGGTGGCCAACACCATTGAGCAACGACTTCGGGAAGCGAAAGATGACTGGGGTAACTTCAGCTATAACCTGCTGCTGCAGATTGACGACCCGTCAGCAGTTCCTTCAGTAAAGAAGGCGTTTGATGCGATGTATTATGAGAACCGCACCAAAAAATACGCCAAATCGGAGGGGATTACGCCCGAGGAATACATCAAAAAGGAAGGCCGCGAGAACCCGGTCATCCTTGAGAAATTGGCCGACGCCCGCCTGCATTCCATCGTGCAGGGGTATCCGGAAGGAACCGGCAATTACCGCTTCCTGTTGGTCATGATGGCGCTGTCCATCCTCATATTGGTACTGTCGATCGTGAATTATGTGAACATGACGACGGCTAACGCGCTGTCGCGGGCCCGGGAGGTTGGTGTTCGCAAAGTGTTGGGCAGCACCCGATCCGGTATTGTGTGGCAGTTCCTGATGGAAGCCGCGATCCTGACGGCGTTTGCCATTTTGATGTCGCTCGCGATCGTTGAACTGGCGCTTCCCTATTACAATGACTTTTTACAGAAGCAACTCTCGCTTTCCGGCACCCTTTTTGCGTTGGAGTTGGTGGGCATCTTCACCTTGGTTGTCGCCATTGCGGGTATTTTCCCGGCAGTTTATGTGTCGAAATTCCAGACGCTGAAGGTACTGAAAGGAAACTTCGGCCGCAGCCGCAACGGCATGTGGTTGCGCAACGGGATGCTGGTGCTGCAGTTTGCCATCGCCGCCTTTTTTATAGTGGGGTCGAACATTGTGAACGAGCAGATTACGTATATGTCGACGAAGGACCTGGGTTTCCGCGGTGACCAAGTGTTGCAGGTAAACTTCCGGAACGAGTACGATTGGCGCGATTCCCTTTACATCCAAAAAATCAACGCCCGGATGGCGCTTATCAAAGATCGAATTGCACGTATCGACGGTGTGAAAGGCGTAGCGGCAGGGGCGTTTAACTTTGAAGGAGGCGCTACGTCGTCGTCGAGTTTTTCCTATAACGACACCGAAATCCAGGGGGAAAACATGGCAACCGATTTTGGCATGTTCGACATCCTCTCGGTTGATGTGGTGAAAGGACGCGACCTGTCGCCGAAATTCGCCTCCGATACCGTCGAATCGATATTGGTCAATGAAACGGCGCTGCGGATGATGCGGGAGCCCAATCCGATCGGAAAGGTCGTGAAGTGGAATAACTACCACCTTCGTATCGTGGGGATTGCGAAAGATTTCCATACCAATTCCATGACGGCCCCGATCAAGCCAATGGTATTCATGCACTTCAAAACCGTCGACTGGATGGCGGGAAATGCCAATCGCTTCTACATCCGGATCGACCCGGAAAAAACGGAATCGGTGGTGGCAGGACTTGAGAAACTATGGAAAACCACTGTGTCTCCCGGTTATCCTTTCGAGTATGATTTTGTGGATAAGGTATATGCCCGTACTTATCGGTCGTTCGTGTTGCAGCGGAACCTGTTCATGTTGCTCAACATCACCGTCATCGTCATCGCGCTCTTTGGCCTGTTTGCACTCGCCTCGTATTCGATGGAGCGCCGGATGAAGGAGATCGCCATCCGGAAGACACTCGGTGCCGACACCAAATCCCTTCTCATGGCCTTGTCAAAGCAGTACCTGGTGTTCTGCGGGATTGGATTTATACTGGCGTTTTTCCCCACACGCATCGTGCTGGCGGAATGGCTGAACGATTTTGCGTATCGCATTGACATCACGTTTGTGCCCTTCCTGGCCGGCTTCCTGGTGCTTACCGCACTCACATTGCTGATCGTGTTGGTACGGGCGTATCGGGCCACTAGGGTGGATGTGTTGAAATACCTGAAGTACGAATAA
- a CDS encoding 2Fe-2S iron-sulfur cluster-binding protein, with amino-acid sequence MDILLSITDRDGNTHKVEAPTDMNLNVMEIVRMYELAPEGTIGICGGMAMCASCQCYVLNDVPLPERNDDEEAMLSEAFNVRDNSRLGCQIPITPEIDGLAIELAPEA; translated from the coding sequence ATGGACATACTTCTCTCCATCACCGACCGCGACGGCAACACCCACAAAGTAGAGGCGCCCACCGATATGAACCTGAACGTTATGGAAATCGTTCGGATGTATGAACTGGCGCCGGAAGGTACGATCGGTATCTGCGGCGGTATGGCGATGTGTGCGTCGTGCCAGTGCTATGTGCTGAACGACGTGCCACTCCCGGAACGAAATGATGATGAAGAGGCGATGTTGTCAGAGGCTTTTAATGTAAGAGACAACAGTCGTTTGGGTTGCCAGATCCCTATCACGCCTGAAATCGACGGACTGGCCATTGAACTGGCGCCGGAAGCATAA
- a CDS encoding tRNA1(Val) (adenine(37)-N6)-methyltransferase has protein sequence MPFQFKQFTISQEKAAMKVGTDGVLLGTWTPVDHRPQTILDIGAGTGLIALMLAQRTTADQIDALEIDADAYEECVANFENSPWNGRLFCYHASLDDFMDELEDETYDLIVSNPPFYSSGFGSGDEKRDTARQNAALPFTDLCEAASLLLSEDGVFCVVIPYVEEQAFVATAVENDLYPFRITRVKGTPTTEIKRSLLAFRSTRPNVLIDELIIETARHEYTADYIALTQDFFLKM, from the coding sequence ATGCCGTTTCAATTCAAGCAATTCACTATTTCACAGGAAAAAGCAGCCATGAAAGTAGGCACCGACGGCGTGCTGCTCGGCACGTGGACTCCGGTCGACCACCGCCCACAGACGATCCTGGATATCGGAGCTGGCACCGGACTCATTGCCCTCATGCTGGCACAGCGCACCACAGCCGACCAAATCGACGCCCTCGAAATCGACGCCGACGCCTACGAAGAATGCGTCGCGAATTTCGAGAACTCACCCTGGAACGGCCGCCTGTTCTGCTACCATGCCAGCCTTGACGATTTCATGGACGAGTTGGAAGACGAAACGTACGACCTCATCGTCTCCAACCCGCCCTTCTACTCCTCCGGCTTCGGGTCGGGCGACGAGAAACGCGATACGGCCCGGCAAAACGCGGCGCTGCCATTCACCGACCTTTGTGAAGCGGCTTCCCTGCTGCTATCGGAGGACGGTGTGTTTTGCGTCGTTATCCCCTATGTCGAAGAACAGGCATTCGTAGCCACAGCCGTCGAAAATGACCTTTATCCCTTTCGTATCACAAGGGTCAAGGGCACGCCGACCACAGAGATCAAACGTTCCCTCCTCGCCTTTCGGTCTACACGCCCTAATGTGTTAATTGACGAGCTTATCATCGAAACGGCGCGTCACGAATATACCGCTGACTACATCGCATTGACCCAGGACTTTTTCCTAAAGATGTGA
- a CDS encoding four helix bundle protein, producing the protein MSVQKFEDLTVWQKSQDFAVLIYNRFSEVSDFRFRDQIFRASVSISNNIAEGFERKTSKEFVRFLRISLGSCSEVRSMTYLAERLGYVAKEQTQFLLNQNAEISRMLHALVRSIQSKQ; encoded by the coding sequence ATGTCGGTGCAAAAATTCGAAGACTTGACGGTATGGCAGAAGTCACAGGATTTCGCCGTTTTGATTTATAACAGATTTTCAGAGGTTAGCGATTTTAGGTTTCGAGACCAGATTTTTCGCGCTTCAGTATCCATTTCTAACAATATTGCCGAGGGTTTTGAGCGAAAAACTTCGAAGGAGTTTGTTCGATTTTTACGTATTTCATTAGGTTCCTGTAGTGAAGTCCGATCGATGACCTATCTGGCTGAACGGTTGGGTTATGTAGCAAAGGAGCAGACGCAATTTCTCCTGAACCAAAATGCGGAAATTAGCCGGATGTTACACGCTTTGGTAAGGTCTATCCAGTCAAAACAGTAA
- a CDS encoding NAD(P)/FAD-dependent oxidoreductase, with protein sequence MITTDILIIGAGPTGLFAVFEAGLLKLRCHIIDALPQPGGQLAELYPKKPIFDIPGFPEVLAGDLVNNLMEQIKQFQPGFTLGERAETIDKLEDGTFIVTTDRGTKVKCNSIAIAGGLGSFEPRKPEIQGIALYEERGVEYFVRDPEKFRGKRIVIAGGGDSALDWSIFLSDVADEVTLIHRRNEFRGALDSVEKVQELKNLGKINLITPAEVKSLHGNGHLEAIDIERDGILERIECDHLIPLFGLSPKLGPIADWGLEIEKNAIKVNNALDYQTNIPGIYAIGDVNTYPGKLKLILCGFHEATLMCQSVYGRMNPGKKYVLKYTTVSGVDGFDGTRKEAEKAVVKAIE encoded by the coding sequence ATGATTACAACCGATATATTGATTATTGGCGCGGGCCCAACCGGACTCTTCGCCGTTTTTGAAGCCGGACTCCTGAAGCTCCGTTGCCATATCATCGACGCCCTTCCGCAGCCGGGTGGGCAGTTGGCGGAATTGTATCCGAAGAAACCCATTTTCGACATCCCCGGTTTTCCGGAAGTGTTGGCCGGTGATCTGGTCAACAACCTAATGGAACAGATCAAGCAATTCCAGCCGGGCTTTACGCTTGGAGAACGCGCCGAAACGATCGACAAGCTCGAAGACGGCACCTTCATCGTCACGACAGATCGCGGCACGAAGGTGAAGTGTAATTCCATTGCCATTGCCGGCGGACTGGGCAGTTTTGAGCCCCGGAAACCTGAAATCCAAGGGATAGCCCTATATGAAGAAAGAGGTGTCGAGTATTTCGTACGTGATCCCGAGAAGTTCCGCGGCAAGCGCATCGTGATTGCGGGTGGCGGCGATTCAGCGCTCGACTGGAGCATCTTTTTGTCGGATGTGGCCGATGAGGTGACGCTGATCCACCGGCGTAACGAGTTCCGTGGCGCGCTTGATTCGGTCGAGAAAGTACAGGAACTGAAGAACCTCGGCAAGATCAACCTGATCACGCCCGCCGAAGTGAAAAGCCTTCACGGCAACGGCCACCTGGAAGCCATTGATATCGAACGTGACGGTATTCTTGAACGCATTGAGTGTGACCACCTCATTCCGTTATTCGGCTTGTCGCCCAAACTCGGTCCGATTGCCGACTGGGGGCTCGAGATCGAGAAGAATGCGATCAAAGTCAACAATGCCCTCGATTACCAAACCAACATACCCGGCATTTACGCCATTGGTGACGTGAATACCTACCCTGGCAAATTGAAACTGATTTTATGTGGTTTCCATGAAGCCACCCTGATGTGTCAAAGCGTTTACGGCCGTATGAACCCCGGTAAGAAATACGTCCTGAAATACACGACCGTATCAGGTGTCGACGGCTTCGACGGCACTCGAAAAGAAGCGGAGAAGGCGGTGGTGAAGGCGATAGAATAG
- a CDS encoding efflux RND transporter periplasmic adaptor subunit: MDTVIPRKSKKIRFLAIGAAVILLLGALTWMAFSRKRELDVLASQVLIKTASVEPFEDFTVFNARVEPLQTMLVNVLESGSVQQIFAENGSVVEKGQPLVKLYNPNSELSYMNQETAVIEQMNNLNNGKLNIRNQELSLTKDVSSIEHDYNEAKRLYDLNSVLFDKGVISRNDWNITKEAYRYQSERRNQILEGIKREKASNRIQIAQINRSLATMEKSLAIIRANKNNLLVLAPVSGTLTSFEPVLGKQYGGGETLGKIDLKKGYKLTAEVDEFYLDKIAEGQKGHIDVAGKDVTVVVTKRVPEVKGGRFTVELAFVGAQPQVQQGTSFGVRLTLSASRRSLVVPKGSFYSDTAGKWIFVVNGATAQRRSIRVGRENPDYYEITEGLKPGDRVITSSYRDFTEADILNLQ, translated from the coding sequence ATGGACACTGTCATCCCTCGTAAAAGTAAAAAAATTCGCTTCTTAGCCATAGGTGCTGCCGTGATTTTATTGCTCGGTGCCCTTACGTGGATGGCGTTCTCACGGAAGCGGGAACTAGACGTCTTGGCGAGTCAGGTGCTGATCAAAACGGCCTCGGTTGAGCCCTTTGAAGATTTCACCGTGTTCAATGCCCGGGTCGAGCCCTTGCAGACGATGCTTGTAAACGTATTGGAAAGTGGATCGGTGCAACAGATTTTTGCCGAAAACGGTTCCGTCGTTGAGAAAGGGCAACCGTTGGTGAAACTGTATAACCCCAATTCCGAACTCAGTTATATGAACCAGGAAACAGCGGTCATCGAGCAGATGAACAACCTGAACAACGGCAAGCTCAACATCCGCAACCAGGAATTGAGCCTCACGAAAGACGTTTCTTCCATCGAACACGACTATAATGAAGCGAAACGGTTATACGACCTCAATTCCGTGCTGTTCGACAAAGGCGTGATTTCCCGCAATGACTGGAACATTACCAAAGAAGCCTACCGCTACCAGTCGGAGCGCCGCAACCAGATTCTCGAGGGCATCAAACGCGAGAAGGCCAGTAACCGCATCCAGATTGCGCAGATCAACCGTTCGCTGGCGACGATGGAGAAAAGCCTCGCAATCATCCGGGCGAATAAGAACAACCTGCTGGTATTGGCGCCGGTATCGGGTACGCTGACATCGTTTGAGCCTGTACTCGGGAAACAATATGGAGGCGGTGAAACGCTCGGCAAAATCGACTTAAAAAAAGGCTACAAGCTGACGGCTGAAGTCGACGAATTCTACCTCGACAAAATCGCGGAGGGCCAAAAAGGGCATATCGATGTGGCCGGGAAAGACGTAACCGTGGTCGTGACCAAGCGGGTGCCCGAAGTAAAAGGCGGACGTTTCACGGTCGAACTCGCCTTTGTTGGGGCGCAGCCGCAGGTGCAACAGGGCACGAGCTTCGGGGTCAGGCTCACGCTGTCGGCCAGTCGCCGGTCGCTGGTGGTGCCGAAAGGCAGCTTTTATTCCGATACCGCCGGCAAATGGATTTTCGTCGTCAACGGTGCTACCGCCCAACGCCGCAGCATCCGGGTCGGCCGCGAGAACCCCGACTATTACGAAATCACCGAAGGCCTGAAGCCGGGCGACCGCGTCATTACGTCGTCGTATCGCGATTTCACCGAGGCCGATATCCTGAACCTTCAGTAG
- a CDS encoding acyl-CoA dehydrogenase family protein has protein sequence MKPDLFQAPDYYLLDELLTEEHKLVRDAAREWVKRDVSPIIEDYAQRAEFPTQIIQGLADIGAFGPYIPEEYGGAGLDQISYGLIMQEIERGDSGVRSTASVQSSLVMYPIWKYGNEEQRRKYLPKLASGEWMGCFGLTEPDYGSNPGGMVTNFKDMGDHYLLNGAKMWISNAPFAQVAVVWAKNEEGRIHGLIVERGMEGFSTPETHNKWSLRASATGELIFDNVKVPKENLLPNKSGLGAPLGCLDSARYGIAWGAIGAAMDCYDTALRYSQERIQFDKPIGATQLQQKKLAEMITEITKAQLLTWRLGVLRNEGKATTAQISMAKRNNVNMAIEIAREARQILGGMGITGEYSIMRHMMNLESVITYEGTHDIHLLITGMDITGFAAFK, from the coding sequence ATGAAACCCGATCTGTTCCAGGCTCCTGATTACTACCTTCTCGATGAATTGCTGACCGAAGAGCACAAATTAGTGCGCGACGCAGCCCGTGAGTGGGTCAAACGCGACGTATCTCCGATCATCGAAGACTACGCACAGCGCGCCGAATTTCCGACGCAAATCATCCAGGGATTGGCAGACATCGGGGCATTCGGCCCGTACATTCCGGAAGAATATGGTGGCGCCGGACTCGACCAGATTTCCTACGGACTCATCATGCAGGAAATCGAGCGGGGCGACTCGGGCGTGCGTTCCACCGCATCCGTACAATCCTCATTGGTAATGTATCCCATCTGGAAATACGGCAACGAAGAACAACGCCGTAAATACCTTCCAAAATTGGCTTCAGGCGAATGGATGGGCTGCTTCGGCCTCACCGAACCCGACTACGGATCGAACCCGGGCGGCATGGTCACCAACTTCAAGGATATGGGTGACCACTACCTCCTGAACGGCGCCAAAATGTGGATTTCGAACGCACCCTTCGCGCAAGTCGCTGTAGTGTGGGCCAAGAATGAAGAAGGCCGTATCCACGGTTTGATCGTCGAGCGCGGCATGGAAGGTTTCTCTACACCTGAAACCCATAACAAATGGTCGCTGCGGGCTTCGGCTACCGGTGAATTGATTTTTGACAACGTGAAGGTGCCGAAAGAGAACCTTCTTCCGAATAAATCCGGATTGGGCGCGCCGCTGGGCTGCCTCGATTCGGCCCGCTACGGCATTGCATGGGGCGCTATCGGTGCCGCTATGGATTGCTACGACACCGCGCTTCGCTACTCGCAAGAGCGCATCCAGTTCGATAAACCGATCGGGGCCACACAGCTCCAACAGAAGAAACTCGCCGAGATGATTACCGAGATCACAAAAGCGCAGCTTCTGACCTGGCGCCTTGGTGTGCTTCGCAACGAAGGCAAAGCTACAACGGCCCAGATTTCAATGGCAAAACGTAACAACGTGAACATGGCGATTGAAATCGCACGTGAGGCACGCCAAATACTCGGCGGCATGGGCATCACGGGTGAATACTCCATCATGCGCCACATGATGAACCTTGAATCGGTCATCACGTATGAAGGCACACACGACATCCACCTCCTGATAACCGGAATGGATATTACGGGCTTCGCGGCGTTTAAATAA
- a CDS encoding Mrp/NBP35 family ATP-binding protein, with protein sequence MKLDRKEIMAALETITVAGEGQNMVESGAVRNVLTFGDEVVVEVVLSTPALHIRKRAEVDIMKVIHEKVYEKAKVKVNVKVEAPEKPEIKGKSIPGIQNIVAVASGKGGVGKSTVTANLAVTLAKMGFRVGVLDADIYGPSMPIMFDVESEKPISVTVDGRSKMKPIESYEVKILSIGFFTAPGQAVIWRGPMAGKALNQMIFDADWGELDFLLLDLPPGTGDIHLSIMQSLPITGAVVVSTPQAVALADAKKGVGMFQSESINVPVLGIIENMAYFTPEELPENKYYIFGKEGAKNLAADLGVPFLGEIPIVQSIREAGDYGRPAALQTASALESIFEEVTRNVVQETVRRNDALPPTEAIKITTMAGCSAVKKN encoded by the coding sequence ATGAAACTAGACAGAAAAGAGATAATGGCGGCACTCGAAACCATCACGGTGGCGGGTGAAGGCCAGAACATGGTTGAGAGCGGAGCCGTACGCAACGTGCTCACATTTGGTGATGAAGTAGTCGTGGAAGTGGTGCTGTCGACACCCGCCTTGCACATCCGTAAACGGGCGGAAGTCGACATCATGAAAGTCATCCATGAGAAAGTATACGAGAAGGCGAAAGTCAAGGTCAATGTAAAAGTCGAGGCACCTGAGAAGCCGGAGATCAAAGGGAAATCCATTCCGGGTATCCAGAACATCGTGGCGGTGGCATCCGGAAAAGGAGGCGTCGGCAAGTCGACCGTTACCGCTAACCTGGCGGTGACACTGGCCAAAATGGGCTTCCGTGTAGGCGTACTCGATGCAGACATTTACGGCCCATCGATGCCCATCATGTTCGACGTGGAAAGCGAAAAGCCGATTTCAGTGACCGTCGACGGGCGCTCGAAGATGAAACCCATCGAGAGCTATGAAGTGAAAATCCTGTCGATTGGCTTTTTCACCGCGCCCGGACAAGCCGTCATCTGGCGGGGTCCGATGGCAGGAAAAGCCCTGAACCAAATGATATTCGACGCCGATTGGGGCGAACTTGATTTCCTCTTGCTCGACCTGCCGCCGGGAACAGGCGACATCCACCTTTCCATCATGCAATCGCTGCCGATTACGGGTGCCGTTGTGGTAAGTACACCACAGGCGGTCGCTCTGGCCGATGCCAAAAAAGGGGTGGGGATGTTCCAGTCGGAAAGCATCAACGTACCCGTACTGGGTATCATCGAAAACATGGCGTATTTTACACCGGAAGAACTGCCGGAGAACAAATACTATATCTTCGGAAAAGAAGGAGCCAAGAACCTGGCCGCCGATCTGGGCGTGCCGTTTTTGGGTGAAATCCCGATTGTGCAGTCGATTCGCGAGGCAGGCGATTACGGACGTCCGGCCGCTTTGCAAACCGCTTCGGCGCTCGAGAGTATCTTTGAGGAAGTGACGCGCAATGTCGTGCAGGAAACCGTGCGCCGCAATGACGCGCTTCCACCCACCGAAGCCATCAAGATCACCACGATGGCAGGCTGCTCGGCTGTAAAGAAAAACTAA
- a CDS encoding ABC transporter ATP-binding protein, with translation MIQIQNLTRVFRTEEVETTALNGVSLTIEQGDFISIMGPSGCGKSTLLNIVGLLDGPTSGSYMLLGNEMAGLKEAERALVRKENIGFIFQNFNLIDELSVYDNIELPLLYNKVGAPERKAKVAAIAEKLGISHRLKHYPQQLSGGQQQRVAVARALVNDPKIILADEPTGNLDSKNGSEVMEMLTDLHAKGATILMVTHSDHDASFSQKTILIRDGIIFSEKQNQRHIDVILDTNR, from the coding sequence ATGATCCAGATCCAGAACCTCACCCGCGTTTTCCGCACGGAAGAAGTAGAGACCACCGCCCTCAACGGCGTCAGCCTGACCATTGAACAGGGCGATTTCATCTCGATTATGGGTCCGTCGGGCTGTGGGAAGTCGACCCTCCTCAATATCGTCGGCCTGCTCGATGGTCCGACTTCAGGCAGTTACATGCTACTCGGCAATGAGATGGCCGGACTGAAGGAGGCGGAACGTGCGCTCGTACGCAAGGAAAACATCGGGTTCATCTTCCAGAATTTCAATCTCATCGACGAGTTGTCGGTTTACGATAACATCGAATTGCCGTTGCTATATAATAAAGTGGGTGCCCCGGAACGGAAGGCAAAGGTCGCCGCGATTGCCGAAAAACTAGGTATTTCCCATCGTTTGAAACACTATCCCCAGCAATTGTCGGGAGGGCAACAGCAACGTGTGGCCGTAGCGCGGGCGCTCGTGAACGATCCGAAGATCATCCTTGCCGATGAGCCCACCGGGAACCTCGACAGTAAGAATGGTTCGGAAGTGATGGAGATGCTTACTGACCTGCACGCGAAAGGTGCGACCATCCTGATGGTGACGCACTCTGATCACGATGCGTCGTTTTCCCAGAAAACCATCCTGATCCGCGACGGTATCATCTTCTCTGAGAAACAGAACCAACGTCATATTGACGTCATCCTTGACACCAATCGATAA